Proteins encoded within one genomic window of Haloplanus vescus:
- a CDS encoding RNA 2'-phosphotransferase, translating into MSDPVRRCPAHGYSDGACHCGTVGETVLPADRRTQLSKFLSGALRHFPDDAGLSLDDQGWTAWPAVVEAVSERYPWADSDAVAAVVATDPKGRFERDDGRVRAAYGHSVDVDLDPTDDPVPDRLYHGTSPSAADSIREEGLKPMGRQQVHLSATREDARAVGRRHASDPVVFAVDAAALAEEFRIAKRGEGTYTVDRVPPAFLTVVED; encoded by the coding sequence GTGTCCGACCCCGTTCGACGCTGTCCGGCGCACGGCTACAGCGACGGTGCCTGTCACTGCGGGACCGTGGGCGAGACGGTGCTTCCGGCGGACCGCCGCACCCAGCTCTCGAAGTTCCTGAGCGGCGCGCTCAGACACTTCCCCGACGACGCCGGCCTGTCGCTGGACGACCAGGGTTGGACGGCGTGGCCGGCGGTAGTCGAGGCGGTGAGCGAGCGCTACCCGTGGGCCGACAGCGACGCCGTCGCGGCCGTGGTGGCGACGGACCCGAAGGGGCGGTTCGAACGAGACGACGGCCGCGTCCGCGCCGCCTACGGTCACTCCGTCGACGTCGACTTGGACCCCACCGACGACCCCGTCCCCGACCGACTCTATCACGGCACGTCGCCATCGGCCGCCGACTCGATACGCGAGGAGGGACTGAAGCCGATGGGGCGCCAGCAGGTCCATCTCTCGGCGACCCGCGAGGACGCGCGGGCGGTCGGGCGGCGCCACGCCTCTGACCCGGTCGTCTTCGCCGTCGACGCCGCGGCGCTCGCCGAGGAGTTTCGAATCGCCAAGCGCGGCGAGGGGACGTACACCGTCGACCGAGTGCCGCCCGCGTTCCTGACCGTCGTCGAGGACTAG
- a CDS encoding DUF7521 family protein, which produces MSVVGFGSPVGLLAGAVSTVSAVIGLYIGYQAYRGLRRNDERSMRWLSVGMILLFGLTYTLAVTGQGLLAFRVLPIDLQNVVRLLVRLTQLAGLVCIAYSLQIATES; this is translated from the coding sequence ATGTCGGTCGTTGGATTCGGATCGCCGGTCGGCCTGCTCGCAGGGGCCGTATCGACCGTCTCCGCGGTTATCGGCCTCTACATCGGCTATCAAGCGTATCGCGGGCTTCGACGAAACGACGAGCGGTCAATGCGCTGGCTCTCGGTCGGGATGATACTCCTCTTCGGGCTGACGTACACGCTCGCGGTCACCGGCCAAGGACTGCTCGCGTTCCGCGTCCTTCCCATCGACCTCCAAAACGTCGTCCGCCTCCTCGTCAGGCTGACCCAACTCGCCGGGTTGGTGTGTATCGCCTATTCGCTACAGATTGCGACGGAGAGCTAG
- a CDS encoding M14 family metallopeptidase, with protein sequence MQVHTVGEGTPEVAVVGAVHGDEPCGARAIERFLATDPDVDRPAKLIIANERALEDNVRYVETDLNRALPGDPESDLYEERLAHELLTEVEGCLSLGIHSTVSSERAFANVAYLNERKRDVVAHLPVTAAVDFTVVADGRSVELPGFVDIEAGYQGSERAVDNAYDCLVAFFQHTGVLPGDPPAPDPGFYEVSEAIYKEPGESYDVLAENFERVAPGETFATADGDALVADEAFWPVLMSADGHDVLLGYRSTYHGPLSTVEVAAEAERAPVADDATDD encoded by the coding sequence ATGCAGGTCCACACGGTCGGTGAGGGAACGCCGGAGGTGGCGGTCGTCGGTGCCGTCCACGGTGACGAACCCTGCGGCGCGCGGGCCATCGAACGCTTCCTCGCGACGGACCCCGACGTCGACCGCCCGGCGAAGTTGATTATCGCGAACGAACGCGCACTGGAAGACAACGTGCGCTACGTCGAGACGGATTTGAATCGTGCGCTCCCGGGCGACCCCGAGAGCGACCTGTACGAGGAACGACTCGCGCACGAACTCCTGACGGAAGTCGAGGGCTGTCTCTCCTTGGGCATCCACTCTACGGTGTCCTCCGAGCGAGCGTTCGCCAACGTCGCGTACCTGAACGAGCGAAAGCGCGACGTGGTCGCGCACCTGCCCGTCACCGCCGCCGTCGATTTCACCGTCGTCGCCGACGGGCGCTCCGTCGAACTTCCCGGCTTCGTCGACATCGAAGCGGGGTATCAGGGGTCCGAGCGCGCCGTCGACAACGCCTACGACTGCCTCGTCGCCTTCTTCCAGCACACCGGCGTCCTCCCCGGCGACCCGCCGGCTCCGGACCCGGGCTTCTACGAGGTCAGCGAAGCCATCTACAAGGAACCGGGCGAGTCCTACGACGTCCTCGCCGAGAACTTCGAACGCGTCGCGCCGGGCGAGACGTTTGCGACGGCCGACGGCGACGCACTCGTCGCCGACGAGGCGTTCTGGCCCGTGCTCATGTCCGCGGATGGCCACGACGTCCTCCTCGGCTATCGCTCGACGTATCACGGCCCGCTCTCGACCGTCGAAGTGGCGGCAGAGGCCGAACGTGCACCCGTCGCCGACGACGCGACCGACGACTAG
- a CDS encoding helix-turn-helix domain-containing protein: MSPDRQMPDVDLATVVSLLDDEHVRSILAATSETPLSAAELSERCGVSTSSIYRRLDRLTDAGLVGERTRPRSDGHHETVYVSRLERFELTVHDGELAWDIDRESDDIADQLTNMWGKF; the protein is encoded by the coding sequence ATGAGTCCGGATAGACAGATGCCCGACGTGGACCTCGCGACCGTCGTCTCACTGCTGGACGACGAGCACGTGCGCTCGATTCTGGCGGCGACCAGCGAGACACCGCTGTCGGCCGCCGAACTCAGCGAGCGCTGTGGGGTCTCGACGTCGTCGATTTACCGCCGACTCGACCGGCTGACCGATGCCGGCCTCGTCGGGGAACGAACGCGACCACGGTCCGACGGCCACCACGAGACGGTGTACGTCTCACGGCTCGAGCGATTCGAACTCACGGTTCACGACGGCGAGTTGGCGTGGGACATCGACCGGGAAAGCGACGATATCGCGGACCAACTGACGAACATGTGGGGGAAATTCTGA
- a CDS encoding QcrA and Rieske domain-containing protein: MTGEDCDDCPCEEEASSVQPSIYTDRRAQMEIQRRDIAKLLATVGGLTAVASLTAPLAGLTQVFERGYSGPVYSDGIHLVDGSGERITEDRLAEGEQLTAFPEPRPGIEDAPTLLVRFAEDEFGGDTNMAYTVSGYAAYSKVCTHAGCMVSNREGSTFVCPCHFGKFDPTSGAAVVGGPPGRALPQLPITVTSDGYLVATGDFEGAIGPGGGE; the protein is encoded by the coding sequence ATGACGGGAGAGGACTGCGACGACTGTCCCTGTGAGGAGGAGGCGAGCTCGGTGCAGCCGAGCATCTACACCGACCGCCGAGCGCAGATGGAGATTCAGCGGCGGGACATCGCAAAGCTCCTCGCGACGGTCGGAGGGCTGACGGCCGTCGCGAGCCTCACCGCGCCGCTCGCGGGACTGACGCAGGTGTTCGAGCGGGGGTACAGCGGCCCCGTCTACTCCGACGGCATCCACCTCGTCGACGGGTCGGGCGAGCGCATCACCGAGGACCGACTGGCGGAAGGCGAGCAGCTGACCGCCTTCCCAGAGCCCCGACCGGGAATCGAGGACGCCCCGACCCTGCTCGTGCGCTTCGCCGAGGACGAGTTCGGCGGCGACACGAACATGGCCTACACCGTCAGCGGCTACGCCGCCTACTCGAAGGTGTGTACGCACGCGGGCTGTATGGTCTCGAACCGCGAGGGGTCGACGTTCGTCTGCCCGTGTCACTTCGGGAAGTTCGACCCCACGTCGGGGGCGGCAGTCGTCGGCGGGCCGCCGGGGCGCGCCCTCCCACAGCTCCCGATAACCGTGACCAGCGACGGCTATCTCGTCGCGACCGGCGACTTCGAGGGCGCCATCGGACCGGGAGGTGGCGAGTGA
- a CDS encoding NAD(P)-dependent oxidoreductase encodes MNVLLLGASGRIGQRTAAELLDRGHVVTGVSRSGAVEGVDDEDFVAVAGDATDADDVAKLAAGHDAVISTLGPDEDASPEILTTMMSAVIEGLRRAGVSRLVWTGGAGGLMVGPETMLIETADFPEEWEPVARAAIDAYNVLSDADDLAWSYVAPAALIEPGERTGEYRTADRELVADDDGESYISMADFAIALVDELEDGDAVHTYLGTGY; translated from the coding sequence ATGAACGTGTTACTCCTCGGCGCGAGCGGACGCATCGGACAGCGAACGGCCGCCGAACTCCTCGACCGTGGCCACGTCGTCACGGGCGTCTCCCGAAGCGGGGCGGTCGAGGGAGTCGACGACGAGGACTTCGTCGCCGTCGCCGGCGATGCGACCGACGCCGACGACGTGGCGAAGCTCGCGGCAGGCCACGATGCCGTCATCTCGACCCTCGGTCCGGACGAGGACGCGTCACCCGAGATTCTCACGACCATGATGAGCGCCGTCATCGAGGGCCTGCGCCGGGCGGGCGTCTCTCGACTCGTCTGGACCGGCGGCGCCGGCGGACTCATGGTCGGGCCGGAGACGATGCTCATCGAGACAGCGGACTTCCCCGAGGAGTGGGAACCGGTCGCACGGGCCGCTATCGACGCGTACAACGTTCTCAGCGATGCCGACGACCTCGCGTGGTCGTACGTCGCGCCCGCGGCACTTATCGAACCCGGCGAGCGAACCGGCGAGTATCGGACGGCCGACCGCGAACTCGTGGCCGACGACGACGGTGAGAGCTACATCTCGATGGCGGACTTCGCCATCGCGCTCGTCGACGAACTCGAGGACGGGGACGCCGTCCACACCTACCTCGGGACCGGCTACTGA
- the sucC gene encoding ADP-forming succinate--CoA ligase subunit beta yields MKLHEYQAKRIFAEAGIPTPDSRLATSVDEAVDAGRDLGYPVAVKAQVHVGGRGKAGGIEIASDEAELRDAADAILGMDLKGYTVDRVLVESAVDFVDELYLGVTMDRGEGEPVVMVSSEGGVDIETVAEETPEAIAREHVDPAFGLHPYQARKAVYGAGIPDDAARAVTSVLQTLYDLWESNDASETEINPLMVTSEGDVVAADAVLNVDDDALFRHSDLAELEEESYTDDLERKAGEYGFDYVRLSGNVGIIGNGAGLVMTTLDLVDYYGGAPANFLDIGGGAKAERVANALDMVFSDPNVDSVVFNIFGGITRGDEVARGINDALEQFDEIPKPVVVRLAGTNATEGMEILNTELVQVEETLEGAVQRAVANAEEVAE; encoded by the coding sequence ATGAAACTCCACGAGTATCAGGCGAAGCGTATCTTCGCCGAGGCCGGGATTCCGACCCCCGACTCCCGGCTCGCCACGAGCGTCGACGAAGCGGTCGACGCCGGCCGCGACTTGGGCTATCCCGTCGCGGTCAAAGCGCAGGTTCACGTCGGCGGCCGCGGGAAGGCCGGCGGTATCGAAATCGCGAGCGACGAGGCCGAGCTCCGCGACGCCGCGGACGCGATTCTCGGCATGGACCTGAAAGGTTACACCGTCGACCGCGTGCTCGTCGAGTCGGCGGTCGATTTCGTCGACGAACTCTACCTCGGCGTGACGATGGACCGCGGCGAGGGCGAACCCGTGGTGATGGTCTCCTCGGAGGGCGGCGTCGACATCGAGACGGTGGCCGAGGAGACGCCCGAAGCCATCGCACGAGAGCACGTCGACCCCGCATTCGGCCTCCACCCCTATCAGGCGCGGAAGGCGGTGTACGGTGCGGGCATCCCGGACGACGCCGCGCGCGCCGTCACGAGCGTCCTCCAGACGCTCTACGACCTCTGGGAGTCGAACGACGCCAGCGAGACGGAGATAAATCCGCTGATGGTGACGAGCGAGGGCGACGTGGTCGCCGCCGACGCCGTGTTGAACGTCGACGACGACGCACTCTTCCGACACTCCGACCTCGCCGAACTCGAAGAGGAGTCCTACACGGACGACTTGGAGCGCAAGGCCGGCGAGTACGGCTTCGACTACGTCCGTCTCTCGGGCAACGTCGGCATCATCGGCAACGGCGCGGGCCTCGTGATGACGACGCTCGACTTGGTCGATTACTACGGGGGAGCGCCCGCCAACTTCCTCGATATCGGCGGCGGGGCGAAGGCCGAACGCGTCGCCAACGCCCTCGATATGGTGTTCTCCGACCCCAACGTCGACTCGGTGGTGTTCAACATCTTCGGCGGCATCACGCGCGGCGACGAGGTGGCGCGGGGCATCAACGACGCACTCGAACAGTTCGACGAGATACCGAAACCGGTGGTCGTCCGCCTCGCGGGCACCAACGCGACAGAAGGCATGGAGATACTCAACACGGAGCTCGTACAGGTCGAAGAGACGCTCGAAGGCGCCGTCCAGCGGGCGGTTGCGAACGCCGAGGAGGTGGCGGAATGA
- a CDS encoding cytochrome b codes for MSRSKRVYDWFDSRLDVAGAQGFLGKAFPAEDSFLLGEVALFCFLFLVLSGAFLGFFYEPSTSDVQYDGPVAEFQGEEMPEAFVSVLHITYAVPFGMFIRRLHHWAAHLFVASIGLHMLRVFFTGAYRNPREPNWVVGTGLAVLAMGAAYTGYALPFDEFAATATGIGYNLTVSVPIVGDFFGEIIFGGQFPTSATIPRLYFLHVLVIPVAIGIGLAVHMAILIRQKHTEAPRDDDVQVGEETIDRDDDSVIVGLPAVPNQTAVSAVVFFLTAATLSALAGFLPVHNVAEYGPNDPASTPALIMPDWFLMWVYGFLKLLPQWLTFSVGPVHVNTEFLGGIVLPGLVFAAIIAWPFVDRTEATHFTADPLDRPRQTAVGVAAVTFIMIASIAGMNNILAAQVLGTTTDVVNPVLTAALLGVPPLFGGLTYLLLRDGASGATATPASGGGGDD; via the coding sequence ATGAGCCGTTCCAAGCGTGTCTACGACTGGTTCGACAGCCGTCTCGACGTGGCGGGAGCACAGGGCTTCCTCGGCAAGGCGTTCCCCGCCGAGGACTCCTTCCTCCTGGGAGAGGTCGCCCTGTTCTGTTTCCTCTTTCTCGTCCTCTCGGGGGCCTTCCTGGGGTTCTTCTACGAACCCTCCACCTCCGACGTGCAGTACGACGGTCCCGTGGCGGAGTTCCAAGGCGAGGAGATGCCGGAGGCGTTCGTTTCCGTCCTGCACATCACCTACGCCGTCCCGTTCGGGATGTTCATCCGCCGACTCCACCACTGGGCGGCCCACCTCTTCGTCGCCTCCATCGGGTTGCACATGTTACGGGTCTTCTTCACGGGCGCGTATCGCAACCCCCGCGAGCCGAATTGGGTGGTGGGAACCGGGCTGGCCGTGCTGGCGATGGGGGCCGCGTACACGGGCTACGCGCTCCCGTTCGACGAGTTCGCGGCCACCGCGACGGGTATCGGCTACAACCTCACCGTCTCGGTGCCCATCGTCGGCGACTTCTTCGGGGAAATCATCTTCGGCGGGCAGTTCCCGACGAGTGCGACCATCCCTCGGCTCTACTTCCTGCACGTCCTCGTCATCCCCGTCGCCATCGGCATCGGGTTGGCGGTCCACATGGCCATCCTGATACGGCAGAAACACACCGAGGCACCCCGCGACGACGACGTGCAGGTCGGCGAGGAGACGATCGACCGCGACGACGACAGCGTCATCGTCGGGCTCCCGGCCGTGCCGAATCAGACGGCCGTAAGCGCCGTCGTCTTCTTCCTGACCGCGGCGACGCTGTCGGCGCTCGCCGGCTTCCTCCCCGTCCACAACGTCGCGGAGTACGGGCCGAACGACCCCGCGTCCACGCCGGCGCTCATCATGCCCGACTGGTTCCTGATGTGGGTGTACGGCTTCCTGAAACTGCTCCCACAGTGGCTCACCTTCTCGGTGGGCCCGGTCCACGTCAACACGGAGTTCCTGGGCGGCATCGTGCTCCCCGGACTGGTGTTCGCCGCCATCATCGCGTGGCCGTTCGTGGACCGAACGGAGGCGACGCACTTCACGGCCGACCCGCTAGACCGACCGCGACAGACCGCCGTCGGCGTCGCCGCCGTCACGTTCATCATGATCGCTTCCATCGCGGGGATGAACAATATCCTCGCGGCGCAGGTGCTCGGGACGACCACGGACGTGGTCAACCCCGTCCTGACCGCGGCGCTGCTGGGCGTGCCGCCGCTGTTCGGCGGACTCACGTACCTGCTCTTGCGCGACGGAGCGTCGGGAGCGACCGCTACGCCCGCATCCGGAGGTGGGGGCGATGACTGA
- a CDS encoding methyl-accepting chemotaxis protein, whose amino-acid sequence MAQSDAMQELLPDSMDADAGFWRRTFESLIADLPEPAFAVDADGVITQWNGALETLLGLPSSEAVGMNAYDVFGTEGESETLAEEVIRTATPIRESEFRSAERPDGSTVHARAVAVPLLGPNGDTMGAVEFLVDFSDIVEQRTELQELQSQMTGDVESAVDELRTSAQAVTEQSSEIRDVADEQASNLNEVQSEVSGFSASVEEIASSAEEVSDQSERARDLAEESVETATETIERVSAATESAEQVATDTAELQDHIAEIDEFVEVINDIADQTNILALNANIEAARSDGNSDGFAVVANEIKELANESKQHADEVETIVKEVSEMTDHTVDAVQETMDEIQRGLSDLETVLDNQEAIRSATIETDQGITEIAEATDDQAASAEEMASMIDGVSRRAADISESIDGLADANETQHQMVEDLVENVDRVERQLATIMS is encoded by the coding sequence ATGGCACAAAGCGACGCGATGCAGGAACTGTTACCGGACTCTATGGACGCCGATGCGGGATTCTGGCGGCGGACGTTCGAATCACTGATTGCCGATTTGCCGGAGCCGGCGTTTGCCGTCGACGCGGACGGCGTTATCACGCAGTGGAACGGCGCGCTCGAAACGCTGCTCGGCCTCCCGTCGAGCGAGGCAGTCGGGATGAACGCCTACGACGTGTTCGGGACCGAAGGCGAATCCGAGACGCTCGCCGAGGAGGTTATTCGGACGGCGACACCGATACGCGAGTCCGAGTTTCGGTCAGCCGAACGGCCGGACGGGTCGACGGTCCACGCTCGCGCGGTGGCCGTCCCCTTGCTCGGGCCGAACGGTGACACTATGGGTGCGGTCGAGTTCCTGGTCGATTTCAGCGATATCGTCGAACAGCGGACCGAGCTGCAGGAACTCCAATCGCAGATGACCGGCGACGTCGAATCCGCGGTCGACGAACTCCGGACGTCGGCACAGGCGGTCACCGAGCAGTCGAGTGAGATTCGAGACGTCGCGGACGAACAGGCTAGCAACCTGAACGAGGTCCAGTCGGAAGTCTCCGGGTTCAGTGCGAGCGTCGAGGAAATCGCCTCCAGCGCCGAAGAAGTGAGCGACCAAAGCGAGCGAGCGAGAGACCTCGCCGAAGAGTCCGTCGAGACGGCGACCGAGACCATCGAACGCGTCAGCGCGGCGACGGAGTCCGCCGAACAGGTCGCCACAGACACGGCAGAGCTCCAGGACCACATTGCAGAAATCGACGAGTTCGTCGAAGTAATCAACGATATCGCGGACCAGACGAACATTCTGGCGCTGAACGCGAACATCGAAGCCGCCCGCAGCGACGGCAACAGCGACGGGTTCGCAGTCGTCGCCAACGAAATCAAGGAGTTGGCAAACGAGTCGAAACAGCACGCCGACGAGGTAGAGACCATCGTCAAGGAGGTCAGCGAGATGACCGACCACACGGTCGACGCCGTCCAAGAGACGATGGACGAGATTCAGCGCGGACTGTCGGACTTGGAGACGGTCTTGGACAACCAAGAAGCAATCCGCTCCGCGACGATAGAGACCGACCAAGGAATCACCGAAATCGCGGAAGCCACCGACGACCAAGCGGCGAGCGCGGAGGAGATGGCCAGCATGATAGACGGCGTGTCGCGGCGGGCCGCCGACATCTCCGAGTCCATCGACGGCTTGGCAGACGCCAACGAAACTCAACACCAGATGGTCGAGGACCTCGTGGAGAACGTCGACCGCGTTGAGCGACAGCTAGCCACCATCATGTCGTAA
- the sucD gene encoding succinate--CoA ligase subunit alpha has protein sequence MSIFVDDDTRVVVQGITGGEGSFHTQQMMAYGTNVVAGAVPGKGGEVVEGVPVYDTVHEAVRHEDADASVVFVPPAFAADALFEALDTSLDLVVAITEGIPTQDMSKVARRLRETDTALIGPNCPGIITPGEAKLGILPGNIFDDGKVGLVSRSGTLTYQVVDNLTSRGIGQTTAIGIGGDPIIGTSFIDALERFEADEETEAVAMCGEIGGEDEEEAAEFIATEMDTPVAAFIAGRTAPPGKRMGHAGAIVSGSGTGTAESKIEALNNAGVPVGDTPEQVADHIEDFL, from the coding sequence GTGAGTATCTTCGTCGACGACGACACCCGCGTCGTCGTGCAGGGCATCACCGGCGGCGAGGGGTCGTTCCACACCCAGCAGATGATGGCGTACGGCACGAACGTCGTCGCCGGCGCGGTGCCGGGTAAGGGCGGCGAGGTAGTCGAAGGCGTCCCCGTCTACGACACGGTCCACGAGGCGGTGCGACACGAGGACGCCGACGCCTCCGTCGTGTTCGTCCCACCCGCGTTCGCCGCCGACGCACTCTTCGAGGCACTCGACACCTCGCTGGACCTCGTTGTCGCCATCACGGAGGGCATCCCGACACAGGACATGTCGAAGGTGGCCCGTCGCCTCCGCGAGACGGATACGGCCCTCATCGGTCCGAACTGCCCCGGCATCATCACGCCCGGCGAGGCGAAACTCGGCATCCTGCCGGGCAACATCTTCGACGACGGCAAGGTGGGGCTGGTCTCCCGGTCGGGGACGCTTACCTACCAAGTCGTCGACAACCTCACCAGCCGCGGCATCGGCCAGACCACCGCCATCGGCATCGGCGGCGACCCCATCATCGGCACCTCCTTCATCGACGCCCTCGAACGATTCGAGGCCGACGAGGAGACGGAAGCCGTCGCCATGTGCGGCGAAATCGGCGGCGAGGACGAGGAGGAGGCCGCGGAGTTCATCGCGACGGAGATGGACACGCCCGTCGCGGCCTTTATCGCCGGGCGCACGGCCCCGCCGGGCAAGCGGATGGGTCACGCCGGCGCCATCGTCTCCGGAAGCGGCACCGGAACCGCCGAAAGCAAAATCGAGGCACTCAACAACGCCGGCGTCCCCGTCGGCGACACGCCCGAACAGGTCGCCGACCACATCGAGGACTTCCTGTAG